The proteins below come from a single Dinghuibacter silviterrae genomic window:
- a CDS encoding endo-1,3-alpha-glucanase family glycosylhydrolase — protein sequence MKKKALVIIGVALTCGGVRAQDGLKNAAALSLPLTDKKIVVAHCMTNIIRYKGHKFEDSCNPDFFSPTGNITASIGGLTQVLPMEDTLLTGAPLDSAVAFDLRAARASGIDAFQFYYPLHTEAWDEIIEAYFRVSEALHIPFSFTFCISHPSGGTQADRVASFAGRINRIMDAVGRDNPRWLRTPDGRLVVYLWAGAGLADIPEGTGVGAGGSDADVPRTPAYYVARAFTDLATAVHERFACIYDINEQITSVKLNDILDYFPACWIWTLPYREHYIGNLVAATCAKRHRSFTGSAFCDFYTSKLLAKGTWNIFSAEGAAAAGLQKSDRKYIVTGLSYNFRKLWEFGIDHDVPVMNIITWNDYPEGHHLAPEINHNEGFSILLNYYKSVWKKEPSPYADRDVAIAFFKQYARATKPSPYDFTLVPVETGIDPASEDSVDVVTLLRKASTLTVNGQSVSVPAGMADTRFFQAQGPVQVAVGRNGASVLAFTTPAWITLHPLRTNRLTYSYSSEHRTFFAPLVGTHNLWPTP from the coding sequence ATGAAAAAAAAGGCCTTGGTGATTATCGGCGTGGCATTGACCTGTGGCGGCGTGCGTGCCCAGGATGGCCTGAAAAACGCGGCGGCGCTGAGCCTCCCGCTCACGGATAAGAAGATCGTCGTTGCCCATTGCATGACAAACATCATCCGTTACAAAGGACACAAATTCGAAGACAGCTGTAATCCGGACTTTTTCTCCCCCACCGGGAACATCACGGCGTCCATAGGCGGGCTGACGCAGGTGCTGCCGATGGAGGATACGCTCCTGACCGGCGCACCCCTGGACAGCGCGGTGGCCTTTGACCTGAGGGCGGCACGCGCCAGTGGTATCGACGCTTTTCAGTTTTACTATCCCCTGCATACGGAGGCCTGGGACGAGATCATAGAGGCGTACTTCCGGGTATCGGAGGCGCTCCATATTCCATTCTCCTTTACGTTTTGCATCTCCCATCCTTCCGGGGGAACCCAGGCGGACCGCGTGGCGTCCTTTGCCGGACGGATCAACCGGATCATGGACGCGGTCGGGCGCGATAATCCGCGGTGGCTGCGGACGCCCGATGGGCGGTTGGTCGTGTACCTTTGGGCGGGGGCGGGGTTGGCGGATATACCAGAGGGCACGGGTGTTGGCGCGGGCGGCTCGGATGCGGACGTGCCACGTACCCCGGCCTACTACGTGGCCCGTGCCTTCACCGACCTGGCAACCGCCGTCCACGAGCGCTTCGCCTGTATCTACGACATCAACGAACAGATCACATCGGTTAAGCTCAACGACATACTGGATTACTTCCCCGCCTGCTGGATATGGACCCTTCCCTACCGGGAGCACTATATCGGAAACCTGGTGGCGGCCACCTGTGCGAAGCGGCACCGGAGCTTTACGGGCTCGGCCTTTTGCGACTTTTATACATCCAAGCTGCTGGCCAAGGGTACCTGGAATATTTTTAGTGCCGAGGGCGCGGCGGCCGCGGGTCTCCAAAAGTCAGACCGGAAGTACATCGTTACAGGTCTCTCCTACAACTTCCGGAAGCTGTGGGAATTCGGGATCGATCACGACGTACCGGTGATGAACATCATCACCTGGAACGACTATCCAGAAGGACACCACCTTGCCCCGGAGATCAACCACAACGAGGGCTTTTCCATCCTGCTCAACTATTATAAAAGCGTATGGAAAAAGGAGCCTTCCCCCTACGCGGACCGGGACGTGGCTATCGCCTTTTTCAAACAGTACGCGCGTGCCACCAAACCGTCGCCCTACGATTTTACCCTTGTTCCTGTAGAAACCGGGATCGATCCGGCTTCCGAGGATTCGGTGGATGTGGTGACGCTGCTTAGGAAGGCGTCGACGCTAACGGTGAACGGTCAGTCGGTAAGCGTGCCGGCGGGCATGGCGGATACGCGATTTTTCCAGGCCCAGGGGCCGGTACAAGTCGCGGTTGGCCGCAACGGTGCCTCCGTTTTGGCATTCACCACCCCCGCCTGGATCACCCTGCACCCCTTACGCACCAACAGGCTGACGTATTCCTACAGTAGCGAGCACAGGACATTTTTTGCGCCCCTGGTAGGGACCCATAACCTTTGGCCGACTCCTTAA
- a CDS encoding RagB/SusD family nutrient uptake outer membrane protein yields the protein MTKRIYTALALLVLGAGCAKDPSLVGPTNAYSTSNYPSTLDGLNSVLAPCYSNLRDPGLFGFHFLPKAISNSEHAVNSIYNGDASWNDMAAVNVSPTNEYVNEAWQVLFTGVKNCNVLLEGADLFTQHYAKSSDLPTVALIKGQAYFLRAYYYFELECLYGEDNVPSPSATDTLGVPIFNGVPTTLAQSQQPRSSIKNVWALIESDLQQAATLLKGQVWTGNDEGRVTDVAAEALLGKAYVFTKNYAAAKTMLSTVIGSGKGLVGYDTLRGEFIGITAYKFNRESLFELNIDQNSYGGYGVYSGAANSTTIMGLIWPPWALGSDGTEGNCTPMGYGNEIAHWKNVLRYGYKLGTYNLVANPNYNAAKGPSYNNPQEVMDPVYKAAALAARTNGTVDPRLYISMLQPWVDSVSPDGQHWYPVSRPNFEQGAGTYGWSIRKYTPVFNNINNVGPADDVNLHLLRMADVYLLYAEACANTGDPSDALEYINKVKRRAYGYPINSASPIDYASLTAATMAPDPSLANNPLYYERWAELFNEGQWWLDVCRWHLGPNEAAYYGSAYNVTTPLSWSDKSYVWPIPLNETNSNPLVANQQNPGY from the coding sequence ATGACAAAACGGATATATACCGCCCTCGCCCTCCTGGTCCTGGGTGCCGGCTGTGCCAAGGATCCTTCCCTGGTTGGCCCTACCAACGCTTATTCGACGAGCAATTATCCTTCGACGCTCGACGGTTTGAACAGCGTGCTCGCGCCCTGTTACTCCAACCTGCGCGACCCGGGCCTGTTCGGTTTCCATTTCCTGCCCAAAGCCATTTCCAACTCCGAACACGCGGTCAACTCGATCTATAACGGGGACGCGTCCTGGAACGATATGGCCGCCGTGAACGTGAGTCCCACCAACGAATACGTTAACGAGGCCTGGCAGGTTCTTTTTACGGGGGTCAAAAACTGTAACGTACTCCTGGAAGGTGCCGACCTCTTTACCCAGCACTACGCCAAATCCTCTGACCTGCCCACGGTCGCCCTTATCAAGGGCCAGGCGTATTTCCTGAGGGCCTATTACTACTTCGAGCTGGAATGTCTTTACGGGGAAGACAACGTCCCCAGCCCCAGCGCCACGGATACCCTGGGCGTCCCCATCTTTAACGGCGTCCCCACGACCCTGGCCCAAAGCCAGCAACCCCGGAGCTCCATCAAGAACGTCTGGGCGCTGATCGAAAGCGACCTCCAACAAGCCGCCACCCTGCTCAAGGGCCAGGTCTGGACGGGGAACGACGAGGGCCGCGTCACGGATGTGGCCGCCGAGGCACTCCTGGGCAAGGCGTATGTGTTTACCAAGAATTATGCCGCCGCCAAGACCATGTTGTCCACGGTGATCGGCAGCGGCAAAGGCCTGGTGGGCTATGATACGCTGCGCGGCGAATTTATCGGTATCACCGCGTATAAATTCAACCGCGAATCCCTTTTCGAACTCAACATCGACCAGAATTCCTACGGGGGTTATGGCGTCTATTCCGGTGCCGCCAACTCCACCACCATCATGGGGTTGATCTGGCCGCCCTGGGCCCTTGGCAGCGACGGAACCGAAGGCAACTGCACCCCCATGGGCTACGGGAACGAGATCGCGCACTGGAAAAACGTCCTGCGTTATGGCTACAAGCTCGGTACGTACAACCTGGTCGCCAACCCAAACTACAACGCCGCCAAGGGACCCAGCTACAACAACCCGCAAGAGGTCATGGACCCTGTGTATAAGGCCGCAGCCCTGGCCGCCCGCACCAACGGAACGGTGGATCCCCGTCTTTACATCAGCATGCTGCAACCCTGGGTTGACTCGGTGTCGCCCGACGGGCAGCATTGGTACCCGGTGTCCAGGCCCAACTTCGAACAGGGAGCGGGGACCTACGGCTGGAGCATCCGCAAATACACCCCCGTATTCAACAACATCAACAATGTCGGGCCGGCCGACGACGTCAACCTTCACCTCCTGCGGATGGCGGATGTGTACCTGCTGTATGCCGAAGCCTGCGCCAATACCGGCGATCCTTCGGACGCCCTGGAATACATCAACAAGGTCAAACGTCGTGCTTATGGCTACCCGATCAACAGTGCATCACCCATCGACTATGCCAGTCTGACGGCGGCGACTATGGCGCCAGACCCTTCCCTCGCCAACAACCCGCTGTACTACGAACGCTGGGCAGAGCTCTTTAACGAGGGGCAGTGGTGGCTGGACGTCTGCCGCTGGCACCTCGGGCCCAACGAAGCCGCGTACTATGGATCGGCGTACAATGTCACCACGCCGCTTTCGTGGTCCGACAAAAGTTATGTGTGGCCTATTCCGTTGAACGAGACCAACTCGAATCCGCTGGTAGCGAATCAGCAGAACCCGGGGTATTAA
- a CDS encoding SusC/RagA family TonB-linked outer membrane protein, with protein sequence MTKTRLLRKGLLLPFLLALAFLVQAQTKPFTGTVRDEKGNPVAGASVLVKGKRTGTTTDAQGTFTLTLPSATHSIQVSYVGYETQDIAVGGRSSVEVSLAPSKSSLDEVVVVGYGTQKRKDVTGSVSSVRGNSFKDQPVTNVTAALQGRAAGVEVVSSSGAPDATPTIIIRGVSSLHQPAPLYIVDGVRVPGDNINIQDIASVDVLKDASATAIYGSAAAGGVIVITTKKGLGGKPAISFSMRYGVVKPRLVHLLDKNGYIKLEDIVAPKFFTGATQIDTLPNTDWTKALYSNGREQNYNLSITGSSPVVNYLVSGFYNDAKGVYLNNASSIGGARVNTDFKLANWFKIGEQLSLSQRKTSPPVPGRNDLSYHNAPFRSLPIIPILNKDGSWGTAPPNYNGFTFSGPNPVGAIENATTQNVKNNLNSNVYAEVKLPLYLTFRANFGYDYYLETQDYFQNAFNYGPGSVQTYNSLDKYYIESTQLLQNYVLTFDHTFGRHSINAIAGYEQITNDYNTVNASMTSTGLPGFSFIQTSASNLALTGYRDPQGLIQSQFGRINYNYDGRYYLSGSIRQDANYTVFGPNKQKGVFTAGSAGWNISDETFFKSVKNVVNNLKLRASYGTMGNSAIPPYTYTATYSQFTDAGGLASGGQNFAPGAPLVIANTFNSIPNPNLHWETVTETNIGVDGEAFHGKLYFSLEWYNKTTKDMLYALTLPLSSGFTAPYFVNIGNVSSKGVDLLIGYKDNAGPVGYDVTFTAGFNTNKVTNLDGITNDALYDGYNYLNYGDQTFNIMPNLPITITKSGLPFGSFYGYKVTGMFQTDAQAAASAQPKAHAGDLIFAHDGKNGTTLNPNDRQVIGNPNPKMVYGVNIRLNYKNFDLSALFNGVAGVQLFNGVKAYEQYPFADGNTTSKVFGDAYLGSNGLTSQPRLGVANAANNTFTLDPNGNYTTVNSYFVENGAYLKLKNLQIGYTFSNPLFNKAGIKGARLFVMANNLFTITKYTGLDPEVGSGYSAAAQSGFVGNTVGVTTRGIDAVPQYPQTRIYSAGLDVNF encoded by the coding sequence ATGACAAAAACGCGATTGCTTAGGAAAGGACTCCTCCTGCCTTTTCTTCTCGCCCTGGCTTTCCTGGTCCAGGCCCAAACCAAACCCTTTACCGGCACCGTCCGGGATGAAAAAGGGAACCCGGTGGCCGGCGCCTCTGTCCTTGTAAAGGGCAAGCGGACCGGAACGACCACCGATGCTCAAGGTACTTTCACCCTCACCTTACCCTCCGCTACCCATTCTATCCAGGTCTCCTATGTAGGATACGAGACCCAGGACATTGCCGTGGGCGGCCGTTCGAGCGTGGAAGTGAGCCTCGCTCCCTCTAAAAGCTCCCTGGACGAGGTCGTCGTCGTGGGGTATGGTACCCAGAAACGAAAGGATGTCACCGGCTCGGTTTCTTCCGTGCGGGGGAATTCCTTTAAAGATCAGCCGGTGACCAACGTTACGGCCGCCCTGCAGGGACGTGCGGCTGGGGTCGAAGTGGTGAGCAGCTCCGGCGCACCCGACGCCACCCCCACCATCATCATCCGGGGCGTGTCTTCCCTTCACCAGCCCGCCCCCTTGTATATCGTGGACGGGGTTCGGGTACCGGGTGACAACATCAACATACAAGACATCGCTTCGGTCGATGTACTCAAAGACGCCAGCGCCACGGCCATCTATGGGTCCGCCGCCGCGGGGGGTGTCATCGTGATCACCACCAAAAAGGGCTTGGGTGGTAAACCGGCCATCAGCTTCAGCATGCGGTACGGGGTGGTCAAACCCAGGTTGGTGCACCTGCTGGATAAAAATGGCTATATCAAACTGGAGGACATCGTCGCCCCGAAGTTTTTCACCGGGGCCACCCAGATAGACACGTTGCCGAACACCGATTGGACGAAGGCCTTGTACTCGAACGGACGGGAACAAAATTACAACCTGTCCATCACCGGGTCGAGCCCGGTGGTCAACTACCTCGTCAGCGGATTTTATAACGACGCCAAAGGGGTATACCTCAATAATGCGTCCTCCATCGGGGGCGCCAGGGTCAATACCGACTTTAAGCTGGCCAACTGGTTCAAGATCGGGGAACAGCTCTCGTTGTCCCAACGTAAGACCTCGCCCCCCGTTCCGGGCCGCAACGACCTGAGTTACCACAACGCGCCCTTCCGTTCGCTGCCTATCATCCCCATCTTGAATAAGGATGGCTCCTGGGGAACGGCGCCTCCCAACTACAACGGGTTTACGTTTAGCGGCCCGAACCCCGTGGGCGCGATCGAAAACGCCACTACGCAAAACGTCAAAAACAACCTCAACAGCAACGTCTACGCCGAAGTAAAGCTTCCGCTGTACCTGACCTTTAGGGCGAACTTTGGCTACGACTATTACCTGGAGACACAGGACTATTTCCAGAATGCCTTTAACTACGGCCCGGGTTCGGTACAGACCTACAACAGCCTGGACAAGTACTATATCGAAAGCACGCAGTTGCTCCAGAACTATGTATTGACGTTCGACCATACCTTTGGCCGGCACTCGATCAACGCCATTGCGGGGTATGAGCAGATCACCAATGACTACAACACGGTAAATGCGTCGATGACGTCCACCGGTCTGCCCGGTTTTTCCTTTATACAAACGTCCGCTTCCAACCTCGCGCTGACAGGGTATCGCGATCCACAGGGGTTGATCCAGTCGCAGTTTGGACGGATCAACTACAACTATGACGGGCGCTACTACCTGTCAGGATCTATCCGTCAGGATGCCAACTATACGGTCTTTGGCCCCAACAAACAAAAGGGTGTCTTTACCGCGGGTTCGGCCGGCTGGAACATCAGCGACGAAACCTTTTTCAAATCGGTCAAGAACGTCGTCAATAACCTGAAGCTGCGCGCCAGCTATGGCACTATGGGGAACAGCGCCATACCGCCGTATACGTATACGGCGACTTATTCGCAGTTCACCGACGCGGGCGGCCTGGCTTCCGGCGGGCAGAATTTCGCCCCGGGAGCACCCTTGGTGATCGCCAATACTTTTAACTCGATCCCCAACCCCAACCTGCACTGGGAAACCGTCACCGAAACCAACATCGGTGTAGACGGGGAAGCCTTCCATGGGAAACTTTATTTCAGCCTGGAATGGTACAACAAGACGACAAAAGACATGTTGTACGCGCTGACCCTGCCGCTGAGTTCCGGGTTCACCGCGCCTTATTTTGTCAATATCGGCAACGTAAGCAGCAAAGGCGTCGACCTGTTGATCGGGTATAAGGACAACGCCGGCCCCGTGGGATACGACGTGACCTTTACCGCCGGTTTCAACACCAACAAGGTGACCAACCTGGACGGCATCACCAATGACGCCTTGTACGACGGGTACAACTATCTCAACTACGGGGACCAGACCTTCAACATCATGCCCAACCTGCCGATCACCATCACCAAGTCAGGGTTGCCTTTCGGTTCATTCTATGGTTACAAGGTCACCGGGATGTTCCAGACCGACGCACAAGCGGCCGCCAGCGCTCAGCCCAAAGCGCATGCAGGGGACCTGATCTTTGCCCACGACGGCAAAAACGGGACGACCCTCAACCCGAACGACCGGCAGGTCATCGGCAATCCGAACCCAAAGATGGTTTATGGCGTCAACATCCGGCTGAACTACAAGAATTTTGACCTGTCGGCTTTATTCAATGGCGTGGCCGGCGTGCAATTGTTCAATGGTGTAAAGGCCTACGAGCAATATCCCTTTGCAGACGGCAACACCACCAGCAAGGTCTTTGGCGATGCTTACCTTGGATCAAACGGGCTGACCTCCCAGCCTCGTTTGGGCGTGGCCAATGCCGCGAACAATACGTTCACCCTCGATCCGAACGGGAATTATACCACCGTCAACAGCTATTTTGTAGAGAACGGCGCCTACCTGAAGCTCAAAAACCTTCAGATCGGCTACACCTTCTCGAACCCCTTATTCAACAAGGCCGGGATCAAAGGCGCGCGGTTGTTTGTCATGGCCAACAACCTCTTTACGATCACCAAATACACCGGTCTCGACCCCGAAGTCGGCAGTGGATATTCCGCCGCCGCCCAATCGGGTTTTGTCGGCAATACGGTGGGGGTGACCACCCGGGGCATCGACGCCGTACCGCAATATCCCCAGACAAGGATTTATTCGGCTGGCCTGGATGTGAATTTCTAA
- a CDS encoding DUF6377 domain-containing protein yields the protein MKRFTTGLLLVLFLNNVLGSPVRDSLLAALDKAIAASPAYDQQKLKTITGLENALHDGITLGERYDIYLQLFNEYKSFTYDSAYAYARKLTTVAYAMKDPARITYARIKLGFTLVSSGLFKETFDSLHTLDARGAPDSIRAEFYSLMGRYYYDLGDFDNDSYYTGAYNQMGSLYMDSALQLYQTNSFDFSYFRGLQALKGGRIDEASASFKRIIGRQGLAPHQVALVASTLADIYIRKGETDSAIDLLIRAAIADIQSSTKETSAILNLAEQLFKKGDVRNASIYIERAMKEAVFYGARQRKIQAGAILPIIEDEKIAAVEGQRKVLIEYASVVTFLLLVVVALAIIIFLQVRKLRVAQRALSEAHARTQEINHQLLEANKIKEEYIGYFFNVNSDYFTKVEKFKKAIEQKLSDRKFEDIRFLAGNINLKKEKEDLLQHFDKVFLKLFPHFVEDFNALFKPEDRIHLKEGELLNTDLRIFALIRMGISDNEKIAKILEYSVNTIYTYKTRIRNRSLVPNETFEEKVMQIKAL from the coding sequence ATGAAGCGCTTCACGACTGGCTTGCTCCTTGTGCTCTTTTTGAACAACGTTTTGGGCAGTCCCGTCCGGGACAGCCTGCTGGCGGCTCTGGATAAGGCCATTGCGGCTTCCCCGGCATACGACCAGCAAAAACTCAAGACCATCACGGGGTTGGAGAATGCCCTTCACGACGGGATTACCTTGGGCGAGCGGTACGACATTTATCTCCAGCTTTTCAATGAGTATAAGTCCTTTACCTACGATTCAGCCTATGCGTATGCCCGCAAGCTGACAACGGTGGCGTATGCGATGAAGGACCCTGCCCGCATTACGTATGCGCGGATAAAGCTGGGGTTTACGTTGGTGTCATCGGGTTTATTCAAGGAAACGTTTGATTCGCTGCATACCCTGGACGCCCGGGGGGCGCCCGACAGCATCCGTGCGGAATTTTATTCGCTGATGGGGCGGTATTATTATGACCTCGGGGATTTTGACAACGACAGTTATTATACGGGGGCGTATAACCAGATGGGGAGTCTTTATATGGACTCGGCCCTGCAGCTGTATCAGACGAACTCTTTTGATTTCTCTTACTTCCGGGGGCTACAGGCGTTGAAAGGCGGGCGGATAGACGAAGCTTCGGCGAGCTTTAAACGGATCATCGGCCGCCAGGGCCTGGCGCCCCACCAGGTGGCCTTGGTGGCTTCAACCCTTGCGGACATTTATATCCGGAAGGGAGAAACGGACTCGGCCATCGATCTGCTGATCCGGGCGGCGATCGCGGATATTCAGTCCTCGACCAAGGAAACTTCGGCCATCCTCAACCTGGCGGAACAGCTTTTTAAAAAAGGGGATGTGCGCAACGCGTCTATATATATAGAACGGGCCATGAAGGAGGCGGTTTTTTATGGGGCCCGTCAGCGAAAGATACAGGCCGGCGCGATCCTGCCGATCATAGAAGATGAAAAGATCGCCGCGGTGGAGGGCCAAAGAAAAGTACTGATCGAATACGCCTCGGTCGTGACCTTTTTGCTGCTGGTTGTCGTGGCCCTGGCCATTATTATTTTCCTGCAGGTACGGAAGCTCCGGGTGGCCCAGCGCGCCTTGTCGGAAGCGCACGCCCGTACCCAGGAGATCAACCACCAGCTGTTGGAGGCCAATAAGATAAAGGAGGAATACATTGGATATTTTTTCAATGTAAATTCAGACTACTTCACCAAGGTTGAAAAGTTCAAAAAAGCGATAGAACAGAAGCTGTCGGACCGGAAATTCGAGGATATCCGGTTTCTCGCAGGGAATATCAACCTCAAAAAGGAGAAAGAAGATCTTTTGCAACATTTTGATAAAGTGTTCCTGAAGCTTTTTCCTCATTTTGTGGAGGACTTCAACGCGCTCTTTAAGCCGGAGGACCGGATCCACCTGAAGGAGGGGGAGCTGCTCAATACCGACCTGCGGATCTTTGCCCTCATCCGGATGGGCATCAGCGATAATGAGAAAATTGCCAAGATCCTGGAGTATTCGGTCAACACCATATATACCTATAAGACCCGGATCCGGAACCGTTCCCTGGTCCCGAATGAGACTTTTGAGGAAAAAGTCATGCAGATTAAAGCCTTATAG
- a CDS encoding ATP-binding protein, translated as MTRSGFTRSVRGKVITALVLSCCALLLAWAVSKGTFRRMLGAVQHTSAANSPWRVASALSAGIARLEGLQRQDLRPLHLLIDTLRGLYAGDSLRSAQVNTLEHLLGQRDKLVSDYLRVRAEVVEDSSLSHQVFALAENVRNSPPPKDSTVVTTERKSYTTTVYPGQEPAHPQASRGFFRKLFGKKKASPPAPAAAPYQVVREETRTHVDTIATAAADTTADALDARMQDFERHRRRCSTLFLDREAQLAAASDRLNRQILLVLKQVEQDAVERMEASNARAEEVVHTGITRINAIMFTFFLVTAVLLYFILTDIARGNAYREEIETARDQAEYHSKAKQRFLSNMSHEIRTPLQSIVGYSERIRAQGFAAHKDIDALHHSAEHLLQIVNEVLDYNRIVSGKFTFTRRVFRPLELLDEIVSVLRLQADEKGLALTTRYALAAPATPAPAAAPAPRTAALPGAPALVPFAPAAAQLAPAAAQQPLLLEGDPFRLKQVLYNLLGNAIKFTTTGWVNLDVRYEDGHLICAISDTGPGIAPEDLERVFQEFEQAESRSGPSGTGLGLPISKALVEAQGGRIVVASTPGEGSCFTVTLPYTIAPVPLPEHVQLPHSIARHKKTWILDDDPFILDVCSWILDRHHIAHRCFSSPAALLNEPWDGAVCYVLLDIRMPGMSGFEVCATLRDRIPPGVRIFALTAQVLPDEQARVLEGGFDGILLKPFTERDLLGIFEEAAPATPVAASPDWDPSPLERMTLGDKAQLNQMLRHFARDQRQDKVLLANYLRERDFAGALLLVHRIAGRTGQVGARRLSTDLRRMEKTLTHEQILDDASIKQLLGLCAQLDTLIAKAEEMTEAPVS; from the coding sequence ATGACCCGAAGCGGATTTACACGTTCGGTGAGGGGAAAGGTCATTACCGCCCTCGTCCTGTCCTGCTGCGCGCTCCTGCTCGCCTGGGCGGTCAGCAAGGGGACCTTCCGCCGCATGCTGGGCGCCGTTCAGCACACGTCCGCCGCCAATTCCCCCTGGCGCGTCGCCAGCGCCTTGTCTGCCGGCATCGCCCGCCTGGAGGGCCTGCAGCGGCAGGACCTCCGGCCCCTCCACCTGCTCATCGATACGCTCCGAGGCCTTTACGCCGGCGACTCCCTCCGGAGCGCACAGGTCAATACCCTTGAACACCTTTTGGGCCAGCGCGACAAGCTCGTCTCCGACTATTTGCGGGTCCGCGCCGAGGTCGTCGAAGACAGTTCGCTCAGTCACCAGGTTTTTGCTTTGGCGGAGAATGTCCGCAACAGCCCACCGCCCAAGGATTCCACCGTCGTCACCACCGAACGCAAGTCCTACACCACCACCGTATACCCCGGACAGGAGCCCGCCCATCCGCAGGCTTCTCGTGGCTTTTTCCGTAAATTATTTGGGAAAAAGAAAGCTTCACCGCCCGCCCCCGCCGCCGCCCCCTACCAGGTCGTACGGGAAGAAACCCGTACCCACGTCGATACGATCGCCACCGCCGCCGCGGATACCACCGCTGACGCCCTCGACGCCCGCATGCAAGACTTCGAGCGCCACCGGCGCCGTTGCAGTACCCTTTTCCTCGACCGTGAAGCCCAGCTCGCCGCCGCCAGCGACCGCCTCAACCGCCAGATCCTCCTCGTCCTCAAACAAGTCGAGCAAGACGCCGTAGAACGCATGGAAGCCAGCAACGCCCGGGCCGAAGAAGTCGTCCACACCGGCATCACGCGCATCAACGCCATCATGTTCACCTTTTTCCTCGTTACCGCCGTCCTGCTCTATTTCATCCTCACCGACATCGCCCGCGGCAACGCCTACCGCGAGGAAATCGAAACCGCCCGCGACCAGGCCGAATACCACAGCAAGGCCAAACAACGCTTCCTCTCCAACATGAGCCACGAAATCAGGACCCCCCTCCAATCCATCGTCGGCTATTCCGAACGCATCCGCGCCCAAGGCTTTGCCGCCCACAAAGACATCGACGCCCTCCACCACTCCGCCGAGCACCTCCTGCAGATTGTCAACGAGGTCCTCGACTATAACCGGATCGTTTCCGGGAAGTTCACCTTTACCAGGCGGGTTTTCCGGCCATTAGAGCTGCTGGATGAGATCGTGTCGGTGCTGCGGCTGCAGGCCGATGAGAAGGGGCTGGCGCTCACCACGCGCTATGCGCTTGCGGCGCCCGCCACGCCTGCGCCCGCCGCTGCGCCAGCGCCGCGCACCGCTGCGCTGCCCGGTGCACCCGCGCTCGTGCCGTTCGCGCCCGCTGCCGCGCAGCTCGCGCCGGCCGCCGCGCAGCAGCCCCTGCTTCTCGAAGGCGACCCCTTCCGCCTCAAACAGGTGCTGTACAACCTTCTCGGCAACGCCATCAAATTCACGACCACCGGCTGGGTCAACCTCGACGTGCGTTACGAGGATGGGCATTTAATATGCGCCATTTCCGATACCGGTCCCGGCATCGCACCCGAAGACCTCGAACGCGTCTTTCAGGAATTCGAACAAGCCGAAAGCCGGTCCGGCCCCTCGGGGACGGGTCTCGGCCTCCCGATCAGCAAAGCACTCGTGGAGGCCCAGGGCGGCCGCATCGTCGTGGCCAGCACGCCGGGCGAAGGAAGCTGCTTTACCGTCACGCTGCCCTACACCATCGCCCCCGTGCCGTTGCCGGAACACGTCCAACTTCCCCACAGCATCGCACGCCACAAAAAAACCTGGATCTTGGATGACGACCCATTTATCCTCGACGTCTGCTCCTGGATCCTCGACCGTCATCACATCGCGCACCGGTGTTTTTCTTCCCCCGCCGCGCTCCTTAATGAACCCTGGGACGGAGCGGTGTGCTATGTATTGCTCGACATCCGCATGCCTGGCATGAGCGGCTTCGAGGTCTGCGCCACCCTTCGCGACCGCATTCCGCCCGGCGTCCGCATCTTCGCCCTCACCGCCCAGGTCCTCCCCGACGAACAGGCCCGCGTCCTCGAAGGCGGGTTCGACGGGATTTTGCTAAAGCCGTTTACCGAGCGGGATCTGCTGGGGATCTTCGAGGAGGCGGCACCCGCCACTCCCGTGGCTGCGTCACCCGACTGGGACCCTTCACCGCTCGAACGCATGACCCTCGGTGACAAAGCCCAACTGAACCAAATGCTGCGCCACTTCGCAAGAGATCAACGCCAGGACAAGGTTCTTCTCGCAAACTATCTGCGGGAGCGCGACTTCGCGGGTGCCCTCTTGCTGGTACACCGCATCGCCGGACGTACCGGACAAGTCGGCGCGCGCCGACTGTCGACAGACCTCCGGAGGATGGAAAAAACGTTGACGCATGAACAGATACTCGATGACGCGAGCATAAAGCAACTGCTGGGCTTATGCGCGCAGCTGGACACGCTGATTGCGAAAGCCGAAGAAATGACGGAGGCGCCCGTCAGCTAA